A genomic window from Ilyobacter polytropus DSM 2926 includes:
- a CDS encoding LysE family translocator has protein sequence MSNLGIVLLKGILTGFILSLPLGPIGIYCMEKTLVEGEKEGFFSALGMVSVDVVYGILAYLFLNQIEVLILKYETYLKFILGICLIVMGYKKFKSHFEVKQIENEGEGIVKNFFTCFLVTLANPSTVFIFVAIFTTLGIVEDNSKFLPLELGGGIFIGGAFMWFFITYILYHCRKKIELPILEKITKSCGLVLLFFGALTLVTLFYH, from the coding sequence GTGAGTAATTTGGGTATAGTTTTATTGAAGGGAATTTTAACTGGATTTATCCTTTCTCTACCTCTGGGTCCAATAGGAATATACTGTATGGAGAAAACCCTTGTAGAAGGCGAGAAAGAGGGTTTTTTTTCTGCGTTGGGAATGGTTTCTGTAGACGTTGTGTATGGTATTCTAGCTTATCTATTTTTAAACCAGATAGAAGTTTTAATACTAAAATACGAAACCTACTTGAAATTTATTTTAGGAATATGCCTCATAGTTATGGGATATAAAAAGTTTAAATCCCATTTTGAAGTAAAACAAATTGAAAATGAAGGAGAGGGCATAGTAAAAAATTTTTTTACATGTTTTTTGGTAACTTTAGCAAATCCCTCGACGGTATTTATATTTGTTGCAATTTTTACAACATTGGGAATAGTAGAGGATAATTCTAAGTTTCTTCCTTTGGAATTGGGAGGTGGGATATTTATAGGTGGAGCTTTTATGTGGTTTTTCATCACTTATATATTATATCACTGTAGAAAGAAAATAGAATTACCAATATTAGAGAAAATAACAAAGAGTTGTGGTCTTGTTTTGCTTTTTTTTGGAGCTTTGACCTTGGTTACACTTTTTTATCACTGA
- a CDS encoding cysteine desulfurase family protein: MNKKNVYLDNNATTQMDERVIEVMTKVMRESYGNPSSVYQIGQKGKKILEESREMISGLLGLKSREIIFTSGGTESNNMAIRGAAKALKNKGRHLITSVIEHSSVLNTFKDMESLGWEVTYLGVDEKGRVNIKELQSSIKDETVLISIMHSNNEIGTLQPIREIGKIAKSKNIIFHVDGVQSLGKVKIDFENIDLFSFAAHKFYGPKGIGALYVKSGVKIEKLLTGGYQERNRRAGTENVVGVCGMARALEISLENLYIEMEKEKKIRDHMENKILEKIDKITINGDLSNRLFNTSSITFEKVEAESLLFALDMKGIAVSAGSACASSTLSPSHVLEAIALSGNTAKSTLRISLGRFTTEEDIDYFVEALELAVANERNLNII; the protein is encoded by the coding sequence ATGAATAAAAAGAATGTTTATTTGGACAACAATGCTACGACTCAGATGGATGAAAGAGTTATAGAGGTTATGACTAAGGTTATGAGAGAAAGCTACGGAAATCCGTCTAGTGTGTATCAAATAGGACAAAAAGGAAAGAAAATTTTGGAAGAGTCTAGAGAGATGATAAGCGGACTCTTAGGATTAAAATCTAGAGAGATTATTTTTACCTCTGGAGGAACAGAATCTAACAATATGGCTATAAGGGGAGCTGCAAAGGCTCTTAAAAATAAGGGCAGACATTTGATAACTTCTGTGATTGAACATTCTTCTGTATTAAACACCTTTAAAGATATGGAGAGCTTGGGATGGGAAGTGACTTATCTCGGCGTAGATGAAAAAGGGAGAGTTAATATAAAGGAGCTTCAAAGTAGCATAAAAGATGAAACTGTATTGATATCAATTATGCACTCCAACAATGAAATTGGAACCTTACAGCCTATTAGAGAGATTGGCAAGATAGCGAAATCAAAAAATATTATATTTCATGTAGACGGAGTACAAAGTTTGGGAAAGGTGAAAATCGACTTTGAAAACATTGATCTTTTTTCTTTTGCTGCTCACAAATTTTACGGACCAAAAGGTATAGGGGCACTTTATGTAAAAAGTGGTGTGAAAATAGAAAAACTTTTGACAGGTGGATATCAAGAGAGAAATAGAAGAGCTGGAACAGAAAATGTGGTGGGAGTATGTGGAATGGCAAGGGCTTTGGAAATATCCCTTGAAAATCTATATATAGAAATGGAAAAAGAAAAAAAAATCCGGGATCATATGGAGAATAAAATACTAGAAAAAATAGACAAAATAACCATTAACGGAGATTTGAGCAATAGACTTTTCAATACTTCTAGTATTACTTTTGAAAAAGTGGAAGCAGAATCATTATTATTTGCTTTAGATATGAAAGGAATCGCTGTAAGTGCCGGATCAGCCTGTGCTTCTAGTACTCTTAGCCCATCGCACGTTTTAGAAGCTATAGCTCTTAGCGGTAACACAGCTAAGAGCACACTGAGAATAAGTCTAGGAAGATTTACAACAGAGGAAGATATAGATTATTTTGTAGAAGCGTTGGAATTGGCGGTAGCAAACGAGAGAAACCTAAATATAATCTAG
- a CDS encoding zinc ribbon domain-containing protein, protein MFFIGIFGINSRSKKIKEVSFRCTGCLNKKGELTENSNVFEFFFIPVFKFSKKYILICTKCKSMYKIHDSSIEKILETEKVDYEDMEEVIYENRICECGEKIVDGYEYCPKCGKKL, encoded by the coding sequence GTGTTTTTTATAGGAATATTTGGTATAAATAGCAGAAGCAAAAAAATTAAAGAGGTTTCATTTAGATGTACTGGTTGCTTGAATAAAAAAGGAGAATTGACAGAAAATTCAAATGTATTTGAATTTTTCTTTATTCCTGTATTTAAGTTCAGTAAAAAATATATTTTAATATGCACAAAATGCAAAAGTATGTACAAAATACATGACAGCTCTATAGAAAAAATATTAGAAACTGAAAAAGTAGACTATGAGGATATGGAAGAGGTCATCTATGAAAATCGCATATGTGAATGTGGAGAAAAAATAGTAGACGGCTATGAGTATTGTCCTAAATGTGGTAAAAAACTATAA
- a CDS encoding S24 family peptidase, with protein MHLNKEQEKISYTKPSGPMLVKGIAGSGKTTVGVNRIPFLLNNYCFEPDDMVLLMTYNKTLVNYMGYLYGKIEKEYKKNYPTLFELPRDRVKITTIDGLIYPYYLKYCKKNNKKYSTDIGNSEKFSIIGDYLEKLSKEYGGISLLNQNNLKFLYDEIEWIKSCNYNEEEYQNADRLGATKYDEHNHRLPKNSKIRKAIYSLMELYSKELLNRNRVDFNDVRRIALETMDEYTVNKFTHIIIDESQDLSKLQLELLKKVYNKKEYSSITFLFDCAQSIYSQSWLGNKRNFTTIGFNMAGRSKTLSKNFRTTTQISQAAYSLLEKSHDIIDDENYVKPYLIDRQGDYPVYRHFSTESQEMDYLIKLIKNELSDYKMNEIVIVGRSRIQLENAKQIMKNNNISCEIIDRDNSDFEKDAVRLMTMHSVKGIESKVVILINVNEGIVPFYSSKDEKIREFEEVTEKKLFYVGMTRATEILYITSSVKPSKFIQEINSKYLRFDKKSQIRGMYNLSVDEYKFKENIINIYSPEEKVRQWVINELINNYRYPLELIEIEYPVIMGSKKGFVDIAVSRYENGKKKTFIYIEVKSIQKGIEEARNQVLSYASVSKNIEYCMITDGTALEVFDSSREPKGDIPIFNMEMMPSKADINIALDLEKNRELILFKDEDGSMEVDFGGISERYPSEEVFSMPIYGKVSGDVPVFMNSEENESFYLPKELVKDESGFFLRVRGDSMKNADIDDGDLVLLRQDLDPKSGDIIAVAIDGEATLKRLMKMRNAIILLPENPEYEEIYINEQDVNLLGIASIAIKKNKN; from the coding sequence ATGCATCTTAATAAAGAGCAGGAAAAGATATCCTATACAAAGCCTTCGGGACCTATGCTTGTAAAGGGCATAGCAGGAAGCGGTAAAACAACTGTTGGGGTTAACAGGATCCCATTTTTGCTCAACAACTATTGTTTCGAGCCTGATGATATGGTTCTTCTAATGACTTATAATAAAACATTAGTTAATTATATGGGTTATCTTTATGGAAAAATAGAAAAGGAATATAAAAAAAATTATCCGACACTGTTTGAACTACCTAGGGACAGAGTTAAGATAACGACGATAGATGGTTTGATCTATCCATACTACTTAAAATATTGTAAAAAAAACAATAAAAAATATTCTACAGATATAGGTAATAGTGAAAAATTTTCAATTATAGGGGATTATTTGGAAAAACTGTCAAAAGAATATGGCGGTATAAGTTTATTGAATCAAAATAATCTTAAATTTCTCTATGATGAGATAGAATGGATAAAGTCTTGCAACTACAATGAAGAAGAATACCAAAATGCAGATAGACTAGGTGCAACAAAATATGACGAACACAACCACAGGTTACCTAAAAATTCTAAAATAAGAAAAGCTATTTACAGTTTAATGGAGCTTTATTCAAAGGAATTATTAAACAGAAATCGAGTTGATTTTAATGATGTTAGAAGAATAGCTTTAGAAACTATGGATGAATATACTGTAAATAAATTTACCCACATAATAATAGATGAGAGTCAGGATCTTTCCAAACTTCAGCTAGAACTGTTAAAAAAAGTATATAATAAAAAAGAATATTCAAGCATAACTTTTTTGTTTGACTGTGCGCAGAGTATATATTCACAATCATGGCTTGGGAATAAAAGAAATTTTACAACTATCGGTTTTAATATGGCGGGGCGAAGTAAGACATTAAGTAAAAACTTTAGAACTACTACACAAATATCTCAGGCAGCTTACAGCCTTTTGGAAAAATCCCATGACATAATAGATGATGAAAATTATGTAAAACCTTATTTAATAGACAGGCAGGGAGACTATCCAGTCTATAGACATTTCTCAACAGAATCACAGGAGATGGACTATCTGATAAAGCTTATAAAAAATGAGCTGTCAGATTATAAAATGAATGAGATCGTAATTGTAGGAAGATCAAGAATACAATTAGAAAATGCAAAACAAATCATGAAAAATAACAATATATCCTGTGAAATAATAGACAGAGACAACAGTGATTTTGAAAAAGATGCTGTGAGGCTTATGACGATGCATTCAGTAAAAGGAATAGAAAGTAAAGTTGTTATTTTGATAAATGTAAACGAGGGGATAGTGCCTTTTTATTCCTCAAAAGATGAAAAAATAAGAGAATTTGAGGAAGTTACAGAAAAGAAACTTTTTTATGTGGGAATGACTAGGGCCACTGAAATCCTATATATCACCTCTAGTGTAAAACCATCAAAATTTATTCAAGAGATTAATTCAAAATATCTGAGGTTTGATAAAAAAAGTCAGATCAGAGGAATGTATAATCTTTCAGTAGATGAGTACAAATTTAAAGAAAATATCATTAATATCTACTCACCAGAGGAAAAGGTAAGACAGTGGGTGATAAATGAGCTTATAAATAACTATAGATATCCTTTGGAATTAATAGAAATAGAGTACCCGGTAATAATGGGTTCTAAAAAGGGATTTGTTGATATAGCAGTGAGTAGATATGAAAATGGAAAAAAGAAAACCTTTATATATATAGAGGTGAAATCTATTCAAAAAGGGATAGAAGAAGCTAGAAACCAGGTATTGAGTTATGCATCTGTATCTAAAAACATTGAATACTGTATGATTACCGATGGCACTGCTCTTGAAGTTTTTGACAGTTCTAGAGAACCAAAAGGTGATATTCCAATTTTTAATATGGAGATGATGCCGTCAAAAGCAGATATAAATATAGCATTGGACCTAGAAAAAAATAGGGAGCTTATTCTTTTTAAGGATGAAGACGGAAGTATGGAAGTTGATTTTGGAGGAATAAGTGAGAGGTATCCTAGTGAAGAAGTTTTTTCCATGCCAATATACGGGAAGGTATCAGGAGATGTTCCTGTATTCATGAATTCTGAAGAAAATGAAAGTTTTTACCTTCCTAAAGAACTTGTGAAGGATGAAAGTGGGTTTTTCTTGAGGGTGAGAGGGGATAGTATGAAGAACGCAGATATAGATGACGGAGATTTAGTTCTTCTGCGTCAGGATTTAGACCCTAAAAGCGGTGATATAATAGCAGTTGCAATAGATGGAGAAGCTACCTTGAAACGTCTTATGAAAATGAGAAATGCCATAATACTTCTTCCTGAAAATCCAGAATATGAAGAAATATATATAAATGAGCAAGATGTCAATCTTTTAGGGATTGCATCTATTGCAATAAAGAAGAATAAAAACTAA
- a CDS encoding NusG domain II-containing protein, whose product MKRKRSYFKKGDILLYAFVFSLFAFLLFNIKGMKTQKASKAEIYVDGDLKYIYKLQDEEKNIFVDTNLGGINVQLKDKKVRVTSSNSPLKLIVKQGWAKVPGDTLIGIPDRAIVKIVGENSGEEQEDDIDFIIK is encoded by the coding sequence ATGAAAAGGAAAAGAAGTTATTTTAAAAAAGGTGATATTCTATTATATGCTTTTGTTTTTTCATTATTTGCTTTTTTATTATTTAACATAAAGGGGATGAAAACCCAAAAGGCTTCAAAGGCAGAAATATACGTTGACGGGGATTTAAAATATATTTATAAATTGCAAGATGAAGAAAAAAATATATTTGTAGATACCAATTTAGGAGGCATAAACGTCCAGTTAAAAGACAAAAAGGTAAGGGTTACAAGCTCAAACTCACCTTTGAAATTAATTGTCAAACAAGGATGGGCAAAGGTTCCTGGTGATACTTTGATAGGAATTCCTGATAGAGCTATTGTTAAAATAGTTGGAGAAAATAGTGGTGAGGAACAGGAAGATGATATAGATTTTATAATAAAATAA
- a CDS encoding phosphatidylserine decarboxylase → MKFEKINYRDRKTGEIKQEKVPGENYLKFLYYNPLGKLTLESIVKRKFLSSLYGRIMDKKKSCEKIQNFVKNNNINMEESVKNIEEFQSFNDFFVRRLKEGARKVSETKDDLSSPADGKILAYENIEKKDQFFLKGSKFSLGGFLRDDKLAQKFQGGTFIIVRLAPSDYHRFHFPASGKISGSKKIEGYYYSVSTHAIKKNFMIFCENKREYSILDTKEFGEILLSEIGATMVGGIKQTYISNTFVKKGDEKGYFYFGGSTCIMLFEKGKVKIDKDIVENTLQGVETKVYMGEKIGSSVK, encoded by the coding sequence ATGAAATTTGAAAAAATAAACTACAGAGATAGAAAAACCGGAGAAATAAAACAGGAGAAGGTTCCCGGAGAAAATTATTTGAAGTTCTTATATTACAACCCATTGGGGAAATTGACCCTTGAATCTATAGTTAAGAGAAAATTTTTATCATCCCTGTATGGTAGAATAATGGACAAAAAAAAATCATGTGAAAAGATCCAAAATTTTGTCAAAAATAACAATATAAATATGGAAGAATCAGTTAAAAATATAGAGGAATTTCAATCTTTTAATGATTTTTTCGTCAGAAGGCTAAAAGAAGGTGCAAGAAAAGTATCAGAAACTAAAGATGACCTTTCGTCTCCAGCAGACGGGAAAATATTAGCCTATGAAAATATAGAGAAAAAAGATCAATTTTTTCTAAAGGGATCAAAATTTTCTCTAGGTGGATTTTTAAGGGATGACAAATTAGCCCAGAAATTTCAAGGTGGAACCTTTATAATAGTAAGACTAGCACCCTCTGACTATCATAGATTTCATTTTCCTGCAAGCGGAAAAATCAGTGGTAGTAAAAAGATAGAGGGCTATTATTATTCAGTTTCAACTCATGCAATAAAGAAAAATTTTATGATATTTTGTGAAAATAAAAGAGAGTATTCAATTCTAGATACTAAAGAATTTGGAGAAATATTGTTAAGTGAGATTGGTGCAACAATGGTTGGAGGAATAAAACAGACTTATATCTCAAATACCTTTGTAAAAAAAGGCGATGAAAAAGGGTATTTTTATTTTGGTGGATCGACCTGTATTATGTTGTTTGAAAAAGGAAAAGTAAAGATCGATAAAGATATAGTTGAAAACACTTTACAAGGAGTTGAAACTAAGGTATATATGGGAGAAAAAATAGGAAGTTCTGTAAAATAA
- the mgsA gene encoding methylglyoxal synthase, which yields MERIALIAHDKKKDDLVDFVKKHRDFFEKFELVSTGTTGGRIIQATDLKVHRYLSGPLGGDQQIGSDIANEKIKVVFFFRDPLTSQPHEPDVQALIRLCDVHKIPVATNKRTAELLINALINEI from the coding sequence ATGGAACGTATCGCATTGATTGCTCATGATAAGAAAAAAGATGACTTAGTAGATTTTGTAAAGAAGCATAGAGATTTTTTTGAAAAATTTGAACTGGTTTCAACAGGAACAACTGGAGGAAGAATAATCCAGGCTACAGATTTAAAAGTTCACAGATATCTTTCCGGTCCACTTGGAGGAGACCAGCAGATAGGTTCTGACATTGCCAATGAAAAAATTAAAGTTGTTTTCTTTTTTAGAGACCCTCTAACAAGTCAACCTCATGAACCTGATGTTCAGGCTTTGATAAGATTATGTGATGTGCATAAAATTCCTGTAGCAACAAATAAAAGAACTGCTGAATTATTAATTAACGCTTTAATTAATGAAATCTAA
- a CDS encoding M48 family metallopeptidase, producing the protein MREGKIKASRITIQYKIIKRSKKNYILRIKDEISVELSIPKRDSYINGVNFINKNKEIIEKKIIDYEKKLRVIKPKGTIKFLGKILSEKENNLTQEKMEEKGIKILMNKIKKWSDIIGVSPLQVRIKPLKTAWGICYSNGNISLNIKLIKADPKIIDYVIIHELCHLIHHNHSKEFWNELKKYYPDYKEAKIVLKNEGRFY; encoded by the coding sequence ATGAGAGAGGGAAAAATAAAAGCTTCAAGAATAACAATCCAATATAAGATAATAAAAAGAAGTAAAAAAAATTATATTTTAAGAATAAAAGATGAAATTTCAGTAGAGTTATCTATACCCAAAAGAGATTCCTATATAAATGGAGTTAATTTTATAAATAAAAATAAAGAGATCATAGAAAAAAAAATAATTGATTATGAGAAAAAACTTAGGGTGATAAAACCAAAAGGAACAATAAAATTTTTAGGAAAAATTTTATCAGAAAAAGAAAATAACCTTACTCAAGAGAAGATGGAAGAAAAAGGAATAAAAATATTGATGAATAAAATTAAAAAATGGAGTGATATTATAGGGGTTTCTCCTTTACAGGTTAGAATTAAACCCCTAAAAACAGCGTGGGGAATCTGTTATTCAAATGGCAACATAAGCTTAAATATAAAATTAATAAAAGCAGATCCTAAAATAATAGATTATGTAATAATACATGAACTGTGTCATCTAATTCATCATAACCACTCTAAGGAATTTTGGAATGAATTAAAAAAATATTATCCAGATTATAAAGAAGCTAAAATAGTTTTAAAAAACGAAGGAAGATTTTATTAA
- a CDS encoding nicotinate phosphoribosyltransferase: MDKEILLTEFAKVINSDRYQYTESDVYLMEGLEEQEAIFDMYFRRTEDGGFAVVCGVQEVLYLIKTLNATSEDEKRKYFSKIIKEKHLLEYLVKMKFTGDVYALRDGEIAYPNEPVITIKAPLIQAKILETPILNTMNLQMAVATKASRVTRAADPIGVSAFGTRRAHGFDSAVSGNKAAYIGGCSSHSNIITEYKYGIPSIGTMAHSYVQTFGIGRDAEKRAFDVFIKHRRKRESNTLILLIDTYNTIGMGIKNAIEAFKENGIDDSYNGIYGIRIDSGDLAYLSKKCRKELDNAGFKKAKIVLTSSLNEELIRSLKEQGACVDSFGVGDAIATSKSNPCFGGVYKIVQINGEPVIKLSEDVFKISNPGFKEVYRIYDKFGAAYADLITLVEKDEDKNSIIENSDLTIIDERYDFKRSLLKSGEYTAKKITIQYMKEGVLTESYKTLLDVKGSRDYYIANLNNMSEERKRLVNPHKYKIDLSKDLLELKYSLIKKIKSQI, encoded by the coding sequence TTGGATAAGGAAATTTTATTGACAGAATTTGCAAAAGTTATTAATTCTGATAGATACCAGTATACAGAAAGTGATGTATATTTGATGGAAGGACTTGAAGAGCAGGAAGCCATATTTGATATGTACTTTAGAAGAACTGAAGATGGAGGATTTGCTGTCGTATGTGGAGTTCAAGAAGTACTATACTTGATAAAGACATTAAATGCTACTTCAGAGGATGAAAAAAGAAAATATTTTTCAAAGATTATAAAAGAAAAACACCTCTTAGAGTATTTAGTAAAAATGAAGTTTACTGGAGACGTATATGCACTCAGAGATGGAGAGATAGCGTATCCAAATGAACCTGTTATAACAATCAAAGCACCTTTGATTCAGGCCAAAATATTGGAAACCCCTATACTAAACACAATGAACCTTCAAATGGCAGTGGCTACAAAGGCCTCTAGAGTCACCAGAGCGGCTGACCCTATAGGTGTATCGGCATTTGGTACGAGGAGGGCTCACGGCTTCGATAGCGCCGTATCAGGCAATAAAGCTGCTTATATTGGAGGATGTTCTAGTCACTCTAATATAATAACTGAATATAAATATGGAATTCCAAGTATTGGAACAATGGCCCACTCATATGTTCAAACATTTGGAATAGGAAGAGACGCAGAAAAACGTGCTTTTGATGTTTTTATAAAACACAGAAGAAAAAGAGAAAGTAATACTCTAATATTATTAATAGATACTTACAATACCATTGGAATGGGTATAAAGAATGCAATTGAGGCTTTTAAAGAAAATGGAATAGATGATAGTTATAATGGAATCTATGGAATACGAATTGATTCTGGAGATTTGGCGTATTTATCTAAAAAATGCAGAAAAGAATTGGATAATGCAGGATTCAAAAAAGCAAAGATAGTGTTAACTAGTTCTCTGAATGAGGAACTAATTAGATCCCTAAAAGAACAAGGAGCCTGTGTGGATTCCTTTGGTGTGGGTGATGCTATAGCAACAAGCAAATCTAATCCGTGCTTTGGAGGGGTATACAAAATTGTCCAAATAAACGGTGAACCGGTGATAAAACTTTCTGAGGATGTATTTAAAATATCTAACCCTGGATTTAAAGAGGTCTATAGAATTTATGATAAATTTGGTGCTGCTTATGCTGATTTGATAACTCTTGTAGAAAAGGACGAAGATAAAAACAGTATAATTGAAAACAGTGACCTCACAATAATAGACGAAAGGTATGATTTTAAGAGAAGTCTTTTAAAATCAGGTGAGTATACTGCAAAGAAAATAACCATTCAATATATGAAAGAAGGAGTTTTAACAGAAAGTTATAAGACTTTATTGGATGTGAAAGGCTCACGTGATTATTATATTGCTAATTTAAATAATATGTCAGAAGAGAGAAAAAGACTAGTAAATCCACATAAATACAAAATAGACTTATCAAAGGACCTTCTAGAATTAAAGTATTCACTGATAAAAAAAATTAAAAGTCAAATTTAA
- the dtd gene encoding D-aminoacyl-tRNA deacylase, protein MRVVVQRVTKAQVSVEGNVIGKIKEGLLILLGITHGDNEKDTKWLVNKISGLRIFSDGNGKMNKSIEDIEGEILLISQFTLYGDARKGRRPSFIEAAKPDIAVPLYNKFIDLVKEKNIKISVGEFGADMKVELLNDGPVTMIIDSPEK, encoded by the coding sequence ATGAGAGTTGTCGTACAAAGAGTTACAAAGGCACAGGTATCCGTAGAAGGAAATGTCATTGGAAAAATAAAAGAAGGTCTTCTCATTCTACTTGGAATAACACACGGGGATAATGAGAAAGATACAAAGTGGCTTGTTAACAAAATTTCAGGACTAAGGATATTTTCCGATGGAAATGGAAAAATGAACAAATCAATTGAAGATATAGAGGGTGAAATTCTTTTAATCTCGCAGTTTACTTTGTATGGTGATGCTAGAAAAGGAAGAAGACCTAGCTTTATTGAAGCTGCCAAACCTGATATTGCTGTGCCTCTATACAATAAATTTATTGATCTTGTAAAAGAAAAAAATATAAAAATTTCTGTCGGAGAATTTGGCGCCGATATGAAAGTTGAACTTCTCAATGATGGACCTGTCACCATGATAATTGATTCTCCTGAAAAATAG
- a CDS encoding HU family DNA-binding protein, translated as MTKKEFIAKYCENGGFVSKAEAERKLNALLDTIENILVDGNEVNFIGWGKWEVVERAKRKVRNPQTGRKMTVKAKKVVKFKPGKKLVDKIAN; from the coding sequence ATGACTAAGAAAGAATTTATAGCAAAGTACTGTGAAAACGGAGGTTTTGTATCTAAAGCTGAAGCTGAGAGAAAATTAAATGCTTTATTAGATACTATTGAAAATATTCTAGTCGATGGAAATGAAGTCAATTTCATTGGTTGGGGTAAATGGGAAGTTGTAGAAAGGGCCAAAAGAAAAGTAAGAAATCCTCAAACAGGTAGAAAGATGACTGTTAAAGCTAAAAAAGTAGTTAAATTTAAACCAGGTAAAAAGTTGGTAGATAAGATAGCTAACTAA